The Eriocheir sinensis breed Jianghai 21 unplaced genomic scaffold, ASM2467909v1 Scaffold866, whole genome shotgun sequence genome contains the following window.
tggaaagacgggacagcacgagcatgGCTCCattcctgtaaatcacaactaggCAACTACATAACTGggtaaatacagacacacacactccatcctaCATAACACTCACCAAAACATCCATGAGGAGCTTGATGGGCAGGATCACTGGGCCCgtcactgccgccaccaccatcaccaacactccTGTGGAAATTATTCCAAGCATAGTAAAGTTGTGTGTGTATGGTAATGGGTAAATTACCATGACTTATGGTAAAAGCGTATCATGCATCTATAAGCACCGTGCCTTTATTATGATGCGGCAACTAATCAGGCTTAGAGTAGAGGAGTCAGGCAGAGGCTGGAGTCAACATCATCTCCGCTGGTCTTCTCGGATTCAAGTTTTAGCAAAAGTTTTTCACTCGTGATAATTTGTCCTGACTCAAGCAGTGTTTAGAATGTACACACAGATACCTCTCAGGGGAGTGTTCAGTACATGCAAGTGTGTACCTCTCAGGGAAGGGTTTGCTACATACTTAAAGTTTTGTGCCATCAAACAATTATACTCCAGTCATTTGTTTTGATGTATACTTTATGGCTTGAGGAGTATTAAGAAGACTTTGGAATTCATGAATGTAATGTTTCCCATATATGTACAGGTAGCCCTTGAGTTACAACGGATGAGAATTGCCACCCCTTGCACTTACGACCAGCCAGTAATATCGTTAATACACCTGTCCTCCTGCATTCACAGATTCTTTTCCCAATTGCACAGAGGTGGCTGCAGAAGGATTTTCATGACACACAAACTGTCGTCAGCTGTTGGAGCGCAAAACGTTGCCGCCAATCTTCTCCCGCCTATTTTGAAGGACCAGGAAACATGACAAATTTACCTACATTGTGGGGTCAGGGCCTCAGGATAGGTTTTgtctgggggaggggggagtgtgccAAAGTGAGTGAAAAGTGCCACAGCTGAACTTGCCTGGGCAAAAATGGCGAGGagatatgaagaagaaatatTTGAGGCAGAGGGCTTTCCTGTTTCTCGCCAGGCCAAATGTCACCCCGGGATTATGGTCACGAATGAGATGatcagagacagaagcagaggattcaaaggaggaggtaaggggtatGAGGGAGGACTTGAGGAGATTTGTGAACATTTTCAATGACCTGAAGAAGGAACTAGTTGCCAGAAGGGAAAAAGTCAGAAAactaagggaagaaaatgaaaaacaaaaaagggaagTTCCAGAGCTGAAAACATAAAGGCAGTGGTCAAGGAGGAAACATCAAGAAGGGTGACGGGAAGTGGTGACGGCGAAATGGATGTGGAAAATAAGATtaagaaaatagttgatgtggagaTAAATGTGtggaaaaaacaaaaggaaaaggcaAAGGGAGTTTCAATGAAATTCTGGAAcaccaaaaagagaaagaaaaatagagatggAGTGTGAGGTTGTTTAAGTAACAAAAAGGCCTGGTTAAGAAAcagcaggaaagaagaagagtgtgataaTGACGGGTGTTAGAGAAGAGAAAGTCccgatgagggaagagagagatagacaggaaaTCAGTGAAGTGAAAGAAATACTGGCAAGCCTGGGTGAAGGAGCCGGAGGGCTGacagaggaggtggacgaggtgaCAGGACTactaggaaaatatgaggaagggaacAACAGACCAATGAAGCTGCCCACAAATGGCGGCTGAGCTAATTATAAGTCAGAGTGGAATACTAAAAGgtaggggtgtggagtcggagttggtggagtcggctacttctgGCTATGGGTTAAGTTATTTTGGCGGGAATAttcatttaacgtgtatttttttgtgtgtaaaaatGTTATATTTCCTGATATTTCGCCTGATTAAATAATTATTTAGATCATTGTGATACATTACTAAACAATGTCGGAGAAAACCCACCCAACGAGACTGCTGCTCAAGGTGGGTTTACATTTACGACTTTTCGTGTGGCGACCATGTACAGACTATGTGACGACGTGATGTCGGCAGAAATCGGCACAAGTAGGCAGAGATAGGCAGGGGGTCTGTGGGAGGTCTGTAGAATCGTCACAAATTCTGTTTGGAAGTCGTAGGTCGGCACAAGTTTTCAGAAAATTTTGAAAACTTGGTGCGACTTGCGAGCGACTGACGATGTCGTCACTAGTCGTTACACAATGTCGTAACAAGTCTGCAGGACATCGCAAAAATCGGCAGACATCGTCAGAAAGTCGGCACAGTCGTAACACTTACGAAATGTGACGACGTTATGACGAGCATGTGACGATGTGACGACTTCTGTGGCGACGTGATGTTACGACGTGTGACGAGATGTGGCGATTTGTGGCGACTTTGTCAAAAAATTTTGCGACCTTGTGTGGCGACGTGACGAGGTGTGTGACGACGTCTCCGATCGCATTACGACCATGTGGCGACCATGTGGCGACCATGTGACGATGAGGTGGGGACCCCGCCTTGACTTGCGATCACCCAGACCGAGGGCTGCCATGTATATATAAGGCGCTACGAAGAACACTTGCCATTCATTCTTCCACTGACCACCAGCCTGAAAACACCTCTCCAAAGAAAAACCAGCCAGCAACCAGCATGCCACGCTCCACTCAGCCACGCAAGAAGACTACCGGACAACAGCAGCAAGTCATGGAAGTCACCCCTGACGAGGAGTGTACATCAGGAACCGAAAGCCAGCAACAAGAAGAACCCAATGTACTTGTGCAACCTGAACAAGCAAGCACTAGTGAAggtcctccacccccaccacaacccaAGAAGCAGTACCGTGTGTCCCACAAGAACATCGAGGACTACAAGTTCACTGAGGAACAAGTTCAAACCCTGGTGGATTTTATCAAGGAACACCCCTGCCTCTACGATAAGAGGCACAGAGAGTATTCGAACCACCGCACAAAATTGGACTTGTGGCAGCAGTGTGCAAGCTTGTTCCCCAGCGCTACCCACCTACAGTGCCGCAAGTACTTTGAACAGAAGAGGACGGCCTTCGGCAAAATAGAGGCCATGGAAATGAAGAGCGGTGCTGAGGCAAGAGCACGGACTGCACGGGAGGAGGACATCATGAATACTTGGGGTTTCTTCAAGGGCCACATAGCCCACGCAACAACGACATCATCCCAACGATTCTCCTCAGGCCACGAGTCATCCTCCAACAGTGACGCTTCGGGCTTGTCAGCTGCTTCCATCCAGCGCCGGAAGGTTCTGAAGAAGAGGCGCATGGGAGATGTCACATCACCAAAGGACGCCACCAATGACCCAGAACCTGAGGACACCAGAGTCATCAGTAACTTGATTGAGCGGGCGGCAGCATTGACCCAGCAGCAGCCGCAACAGCAAGCATCGTGGTGTGGCACTGAAATAGAAACTTTCTCCAAATTGGTGGCCTACAAGATGGCGAATGTGCACCCGGACGACCTGGACGAAGCCATGATCCAGGTGCAGTGAGTCATCCAGAGGTTCGTGGCGAAGAGAAAGTCTGCCCCAACACCTGCCCAGCCTCAACCTGTCCAGCCTCCACCTACAACAAGACCTGCAACTCCTGCCACTTTTGCCCAGTGGATGCCCATACCACCAAAACCCATGACACCGTCACCAGCCGGATACCAGTCAATGCCTCAGCACACCATGCCCTATGCTATTCCTTCAACCAGCGGCTACCAACCTACATATGGGCCACCTCCTGTGGGCCCTCCTCACAGCCTGCAGCCACTCCAACAGTATCCACCCCAGTCGCTTGGGTACGTTGCTGTTGGTGCCTCGACCTCTACAAACGTCCAAACAGTGTCTTCTCCATCCAAGTCCTTCCTGCAGCAAATAGACACACTGTCACCACTCACTCCACAGATGACGACCCAGGAGCAGTTCCTCTCACCCAGCAGCAGCCTCAACACCCCAAAAGTAGCCGATGTTGCAGAGGAGACTTAATAAATATGTAAAAGGaattataaataaatgaaatgtaatttctttttaatataaatgtataaaattcaacttggttttgtctttccttcctttaacttaGAATATAAgaatgtaaatgaaaaaataaagtattaaaagaaatggaataaaagaaagagaataagaataataaagtattaaaagaaatgaaataaaagaaagagaataagaataataaagtattaaaagaaatgaaataaaagaaagagaataagaatagtaaattattaaaagaaatgaaataaaagaaagagagtaagaataataaaataacaaataaacatattataatattaatatctaataataataataatattaataataataataataataataataataataataataataataataataatagaaataataaaaataataataattaataataataataataaaaatataaataatgtggaATACTTATGAAAAGTCTAAAAGTAATGACATAGAATattgaaagaataaatgaaatatataaccTAGACAATAAAGACAAATGtttctataataaaaaaaataaataacctagacaataaagacaaataaagctttttctaataaaaaataaataacctacctagacaataacataaataatgttgatcttttttttttattttttgttatgctTCTTGATTCCAGGCAAAGGCCTACCTGGCCTACATGAGGCCCGGAATCCTCATTCACACCTTTTACATGCCACCACTACGATGTTAACACCCGACACAAGTCATAGAGATCATGTGTGGGTGGTTTGTGTTAACGAGGGTACTTTTATGACATGCGGCGTCAACTCAATGGCAAGCACAAACTGCATGCGGGTATGATGGTTGTGTAAAAATCCCAGTGTGGAACTGCCGGGAATCGAACGCGGGACCTCTGttgttatagttattttattactttattatataattattatattttttcgtatacaTGTAACTTTTCATTTAATAATCCAACTTTTTTCTCTaacctattctatttttttatatgtatacttACGTTATTATTACTTGTAGTCTACTTAAAATTATTATCCTTTTTCTGTTCAACTCTCTAATACTAGAATTAATCGTTACTCTCAGTCCTTCATTAATACAACAGGCAGACTCTggaactctcttcctctttctgtctttcccccTGCCTATGATTTACTCTCCTTCAAGAAAGATGTGTCCAGGCACCTCGATTTACTCCGTTCAtgaatatggctttgaaattgcTTTTGCTTTTTGTTACTTCTTGATTTTGGGTTTCTATCATTTTCATCGGAGGTATCGCCTAATTTATGGGCCTTTGGTCTGCCTCcggattgcaaaaaaaaaaaaaaaaaaaaaagtgggggagTATTAAACAATAGTGATAAACATATTTTTATTACATAATTAGTTAATTACATTACATTAGAGATTTATACATGTGCTGGTCTCCCTCTCGGATAAATCTGTCGTTCCTGCCATGGTACAGATCCAGCTTCAGAAGAGTAGTAGTGGGCGAGGTAGTTTCGTAGGCCCTTAGCTTCTCTTGATGGGTTCTTGCCCTGCTCCGCGATGAGTCGTTGCATGaggttttcctgttctttccatGACCCCGGGACCAAGTTGTAGTTCTGATCTTCCCGGTCGATGTGGTGAAGTACGGGTGGTTGGTGTTGGAGTATTAGATTGTGCAGAACACATGCACAGAGGGTGATGACGCGGACAACTGTGGGTCGCAGATTAATGGTTGTCCCGAAAATTCTCCACCTCATCTGCAGGAGGCCGAAGGCCTCCTGCAACCGGtagttgaattttttttttttttttttttttttttttttttttttttacattgcagcctattgcgccggtaggcttcttccgggtggatcctgatggttggtccaaggcttctttccggtaggtcctgatggtcggcccagcccgttctggcgcaggcgagtgtttatagtgacgccatcttgcattggctcatgctgccctcccagagctcatctttgatcctagaatctagagtccgggttgataggtggtcttctggacagcatgtgggtagttttcagccactcggcgacggctgaaaaatcccagcttggtggcaccgggcggggattgaactcgcgtcctcctgaacacgaggccgttactttgacgactcagccaccgcctcccctaatacTAATGAATACTCTCTCATGGTGAACCTGGGACAGGTGTGCGAAGGGTTTCATCAGCCACGTCTTGAGGGAAAAGGCGTCGTCTCCAATGATGTGGAACGGGACTTGGATGTTGTCGTTGGGAAGCTTGTTGCCTCGCGGAAATCCAATTCTACTCTTCTCGATGGCAATGAGAAGGTTGCATCTAGACCAAGTCCCAGCATCACCAGCTCCACCCTCAGCGCCTACGTCAACATATAGGAATCTGTACTGGGCATCAGCAAGGGCCAGGAGTATCACGCTGTGGAACTTCTTGTAGTTGAAGTACTGGGAACCGGCGTTGTCTGGCTTCCTGATGCCAACGTGCTTACCATCCAGCGCGCCTCCACAATTATGATAGTTCCATCTTGTGCTAAATTGGCGGGCAACCTCATTCCACTCCTCAGGTGTTGTGGGGCACCTCATGACCTCAGGCTTGTATGCGTCTATCAAGGCTTGGCAGACGAGAGGTACAAACAGGGAGATGGCACTCGTAGAAGTGCGGAAACTGAAGCCAAGGCTGGTGTACGAGTTGCCGGTTGCCAGGAACCTCAGTGTCACAGCTAATTTGAGTCCAACTGGAAGAGGCTTTCGAAGTTTTGTGTCCTGCTTGATGACCGCTGGTGTGATCCTCTCTACCATCTCCTCGAAGAAGGTCGCTGTTATTCTTATGAACGTCTTGAAGCCTTTTCGATCTTCTCTGTGGAGTTCCCAAAGCAGATTGTCGTAGTCGCCATACAGTTCTCTTCTTAGAAGCCATTGCCGGGCCCACAGTGCTctatgtcttcttcttcgtctaggAGGTGCTTGACGGGGGCGGCGCACGAGACGCTGCAGCAGCAACAGGGCAGCAATTGCAAGGAGGAAGCCAGCTAGGTACTTGTTGTTCTCGTCCATCTTCTTGTGAGGTCAGGAGG
Protein-coding sequences here:
- the LOC126994753 gene encoding uncharacterized protein LOC126994753, coding for MPRSTQPRKKTTGQQQQVMEVTPDEECTSGTESQQQEEPNVLVQPEQASTSEGPPPPPQPKKQYRVSHKNIEDYKFTEEQVQTLVDFIKEHPCLYDKRHREYSNHRTKLDLWQQCASLFPSATHLQCRKYFEQKRTAFGKIEAMEMKSGAEARARTAREEDIMNTWGFFKGHIAHATTTSSQRFSSGHESSSNSDASGLSAASIQRRKVLKKRRMGDVTSPKDATNDPEPEDTRVISNLIERAAALTQQQPQQQASWCGTEIETFSKLVAYKMANVHPDDLDEAMIQVQ